The Deltaproteobacteria bacterium nucleotide sequence AAGCCGGATGAGGTCGTGCTCATGGAGATCGGTCCGGGAAACTGCACATGCACCAACGTTCCCTTCGGAGCGATCACTTCCATCGGTTTGATCACGCCCTGATTTTTCGGCAGATCGTAGGCGATCGAGTAGAGAATCGCGCCAAAGCAAAAGCCAAAGGTGCCGTGAAACGGCAGGTTGATGCCTTTGCGCACCTGGGCGTCGGTGCCGGTAAAATCGAAAATCAGCCGGTCGCCTTGTTTGCGCAGCGTGAGCAATAGCCGGCACGGGCCGTCGGCATCGATGGTGAGCTGCTCTTGCCATTCGCCGTCCTGGATCTCGCTCAAGCGCCGGCGCAAGACCGATTCAGTGTAGCGAATCATTTCCGCCGAGACGCTGTTCATCAATTCGGCGCCGTACTGGCGGTGCATTTCCTGAAGCCGCGCCTTGGCGACGTTGTTGGCGGCGATCTCGCATTTCAAATCGAGCGCCACCGCGTCGGGCTGGCGGGTCATATGGGTGATCGTGTTGAAGACATCTTTGCGCAGCTTGCCCCGCTCCACCAACTTGATGCCGGGAATGCGAAATCCCTCCTGAAATATTTCCGTCGCATCCGGCGAATCGCCGCCGGGGGTGATCGCGCCGACATCGCTGACGTGCACGAAGGTCGCGCTCCAGCCGACCAGAACGTCCTGATAGTGGATCGGCGAAATAATGTACACGTCGGGGTTATGGATCGCCGCTAGGTAGGGATCGTTGAGCAAGAAAATATCGTCGGGAAAAATTTCGTCCTTGCCGAAGCTCTCGATGATCCGCCTGACCGCGAAGCCGGCACACACCACATGATGGCCGTAGGTTTCCCCCGCGGCCATGATCTCGCCGTCAGGCCGGTACAAGGACGCGTTGTAGTCATGCTGCTGGGTCGTCGTCACGGTGCCGCCCGTGCGCTCCAAAGCGATCCCCATCTCGCGGGTAATTTGATGGAGCCGGTGCGAGAGCACTTCGAAGGTGATCGGGTCGATGTTGACATTCAGCATAGGTCACTCGCTCAGATGGATGCGCACGTTTAGATACTCGTCGACGATAGCGCGATCGTTGGGATTGATCACGATGGTGGTGATCGGCGTTTCGATAATCGCCGGGCCGGCGATCTCGCTGCCCGGCTGCAAGCGGCCATAATCGTAAATCTTAGTCGACACGAAATCACGATGCTCTTCGAAATAGACTTGCCTCTCGCTCTTGAGTGCGGCCGCGGCATGATTTTTCTCCAGCGGATATTTTCGCAACTTCGGTTTGCTCAACGCACCGATCGCCGCGACGCGAAAGGCCATGATCTCCTTGCCCGCTTCGCGGTAGCCCGCGCCGGCACCGTAAGTAAGCTCGTAGAACTCATCGAAGCGCTGATAAATCGCTTCGAGATCCGCCTCCTTGATCTCCGCGGTTCCCGCTGGGAATGGAATGTTAAGCTCATGGACCTGCTGACGGTAACGCATGTCGAGGCTCCTGGTGATCTTCATGTCACTGTCCTTGAAACCGGCCGTTGTGAGCGCGGCCCGAGCACGCCCGACCAAGCCGGAAAAAATTTCTTCGACTCGTTTCAGTTCGGCCGGCACCGACAGGCGCTCGGACCGACCGTAGTTGTAGATCACGTCCGAGCTGACCAAACCGGCGGCGCCGTGCACCGACGCGGTCAGCGGCACGACGATTTCTTTGATCCCCAACTCCGCGGCATATCTGCCGGCATGCACCGGCGCGGCGCCGCCGAAAGCGAAGAGCGTGAAGTCGCGCGGATCGTAGCCGCGCTCGACGGTGGAGCGGCGGATCAGATCGCTCATATGCGAGTTGGTGATGCGATAGATACCGCTCGCCGCCTCGGCGACTGACATGTGCATCGGCCCGGCGATTTTTTCCTCAAAGACTTTGAGCGCCCGCTGTTTGTCCAATTTCATCCGCCCGCCGAGGAAACAGTCGTCGTTGAGATAACCAAGAATCAGATCGGCGTCGGAAACCGTCACTTCGCTGCCGCCCAGGCCGTAACATATCGGACCTGGGCTCGCTCCCGCGCCCTGGGGGCCGACCTTGAGCAGTCCGCTTTCCGGATCGATCCAGACGATGCTCCCGCCGCCCGCGCCGATCGACTCCACCCAAATTTTGGAAAGAAACAATTGATAGCGCATGAAGATGGGCCGATGGTCCATTTCGACCGTGCCATCGCGAATCACACCGACTTTGAAAGTCGTCCCACCCATGTCCGTAGCTAAAACATGGGAGACCCCGAGTTGCGCGCCGATGAAGCGGCTACCGATGATTCCGGCGGCTGGGCCGGACTCAATGGTGCCAACGGCATTCTTGCAGGTGTCGTCGATACCGAGTACGCCGCCGTAAGCTTGCATCACTAGCGGCTCGCGCCGCAAACCCTTCGACTCGAGAATTTCGCCGAGCCGCCGAAGATAGGCGGCGATCTTCGGACCGACGTAGGCGTTGAAGACCGTGGTCGCGGTGCGTTCGTATTCGCCCAAGAACGGCGCGATTTCACTGGAGAGACTCACGTAGAAAGAGGGGTAGTGCCGTCTAATGAAATCAGCCAAGGCGCGCTCATGCGCGTCATTGGCAAGCGACCATAACAGCGCGATGGCGATTGACTGAGCGCCGCGGCTGACCAGCGCATCGACGGCGCGGGCGATTTCCTTTTCTTCCAAACGAATCAGCACCGAACCTTTGTAATCGATGCGCTCGGCTACCTCTTCGATCAGCGCGCGCGGCACGATCGGATCGGGCTTGCTTTGAGTCGACGCGCGAAAGGCTTCGCTTTCCGTGAGCCCCTCGGTGGTCCGGCCGCGCATGATCAACAAGGTATCGCCGAATCCCTCCGTGGTCAGCAACCCGGTCTTCGGTCCGCTGCGGGTAATCAGAGTATTGTCCGCGACCGTACAGGCATGGAAAAAAAACTTCGTCGCGGCTAATAGCTCTTGATCGCCGGCGAGGCCGAGATGACGCGCCGCATCGGCCACGGCATTGAGCGCGCCGAGGGCGAAATCCTCAGGCGTCGATAACGCCTTACCCAAAGTCACCGTGCCCTGCTCATCCAGTGCCACACAATCGGTAAAAGTCCCGCCAATATCGACGCCCACGGTGTAGTTCATGAAGTTCCCCGAATCGTTGTACCATCCTTGCGGCGAGAAATTCAAAGCAGTGATGGAGCGGAATGAAACTAATTGAACCCGACCGACACGTTGCACGAACTGCGAAGTTAGTACGGCGCCTCGATCTCCTGAAAAGTCATGTCGTTAAAATCGTAAAGCATCTTTGCGGGGCCGAGACCGCGCGTTTCGATATCCGCCGCAAAAATCTTTCCACCTTCGGCCCACAAGAGACGGCTACCGTCGATATCGGCCCACTCCCAATCTCGACACGACTGCACGTCACCGGTTGCCGAATCGACTATTTCATACTCGTTCGGACAGTCGCCGCGTTTAAGCCCTATTTTTTCGGCATCGTCGAATATGTTTCGAAGAAGTCGGTTTTCACCGAACGGCTTTTCAAAACGATAGACTTCCCTGCCAACCACGTCACCGACTTTGCTGTGCAGCTTCCAGCCGTCGCGCAACTGCCTGCGAATATAAACATTACGTAAATCATAGCGAAAATCATCGTCTGGTTCATTTGGTTCCTCGATGATCTCGTCACATGCCAGGTAAGCATACCAAATATTGTGCAGCCGACACTTATTGTCGCTTACGAATAAGCCGCCACCGGGTAGGCCTGCCGACGACTTCCAACGAGCTATTGCTTTGAGATACGGCACGCGCGAAATTGCGGTCCAGTCGTAGTCACCCTGATGGTTGTGCCCTTTCATGATCCAGTAAACAAAGTACTCGCCGTCGGCGGATAAGTCACAGCAATAAGCATGAATCCTTCCCTCGATCCACTGTCCGAGCTCAAAAGAATCGCTGGATAAGTCCCAACCGACTGTGCAGACCTGTTTGGCCGGCCCTCGGCGCAGCACCACAGCCCTGCGCGCCTTCGGTGCTAAAATCACGTCTAACCGCGCGGGAATTTTTTTCGTGGCCACGAAACCGCTCGATCCGTCGCGCACCTAGAACATGTAGTTCCCGGAATTAATATTATACGACTGGCCGGTGATGAACGCCGCGGCGTCGCTCGCCAGGAAAAGAATCGAGCCGGCGATATCTTCGGGTTCAAGCACATGGGGCAACGGTGTGGAGCGCAGCCGCGTCATGACTTCTTCTTCGGAGCGGTGTTGGCGCGGCATGGAAGTATTCGCCGAGCCGGGGCAGATGGCGTTGACGGTGATGCCGTCCGGTCCGACTTCGCGGGCCAGCGCTTTGACGAATCCCATCACCGCGGCTTTCGATGCCGCATAGTGCGAGAACTGGCGCATGCCGTAGTGACCGATGCCCGATGCTAGACTAATGATGCGCCCGCTTTTTTGCGCGCGCATCGCCGGCACGAACTCTCGGCAACAAAGAAAATTGCTGCCGACGTTGATATCGATCGTGCGATCCCAATCTTCTTCGCTCAAATCGACCACCGAGGCTTTGGGGAAATAAATGCCGGCTACGTTGACCAGAATATCGGTGCGGCCGAATCGTTTGAACGCGCTCTGTGCCATGCGTTTGACTGAAGTTTCGTCGGCGACGTTGACTTCCACCGCCAACGCTTCGGCGCCGATGGTTTGCAGCTCGCTCACCACCGCTTGGGCTTTTTCGGCCTGCAAGTCGGCGACGACAATCTTCGCGCCTTCGTGCCCCATCATTAGTGCGGTCGCCCGGCCGATCCCCTGAGCCGCGCCAGTAATCACGGCAACTTTGTCCTTGAGTTTCATGGCATCACCACCCCGCCGTTAACGTGAAAGGTTTGGCCGGTAATCGCCGCGCTTTCCGGCGTCGTTAGAAAATAATACATCTCAGCCAAATCTCGCGGCAGCGCGGTGCGGCCGAGCGGGATCTGCGACCACCAACGCAGCTTGCGCGCTTCGAGCGATTCTTTCTCCATTACCCGCGGCGTGTCCGTCGGTCCCGGCGCGACGGTGTTGGCGCGCACCAGATCGGGAGCCAACTCTAATGCCAACGATTTAGTGAAGGTAATGATGCCGGCCTTCGCCGCCGCATAGGGCGTGCGCAAGGCCGAGCCGGTGACGCCATAGTTCGACGCCGTGTTGATGATCCTTCCGCTTTTTTGTTTTTGCATGAGCGGCGCAACTTCGCGGCACATGAGAAACGTTCCTTTCAAGTTGGCGTGCATCACCTCTTGCCACTGCGCCCAGGTAAACTCTTCGATGCGCTTGGTATACGCGCTGCCGCCAGCGATATTGGCAAGTATATCGATGCGGCCAAATCGTTTTGCCACGTCGGCAACCGCCGCCTTCACTTGCCCTGCCACGGTCACGTCGAGCGCCAACGCATCGGTCTGGCCGCCGGCGGCGGCAATCTCGCTCTTAACTGTTTCCGCCGCGCCTCGGTCGTAGTCGGCGATGATAACTGTAATGCCGGCAGCCGCCAGGCGATGCGCCACCGCGCCGCCAATGCCGCCGCCCCCTCCGGTAATGAGTGCTACTTGAGTCAAAGTTTACCTCCCGAATAAATCGCTTCAATCTCACTTTGATAACCCGCCGACACCACACTGCGCTCGACTTTTACATTTTGGAAATGATTGATGCTGCGTACCTCGGCCGGAAAGTCGCCGTCCATCACGATGATTTGGCGAATCCGCTCGTACTGTTCGAGCCGTTCGTTGACGCGCTCGACCTGGCTCCAAAGCGCGGTGTGAATCTCATGCGCCGACAAACTCGCCAACTCACGATGACACGATGCGCTAATCTTTTGCCGGTCGGCAACCAACAACGCCGCGATAAACGGCCGGCGGTCGCCGACCAGCACCGCCTGGCGTTGGAGACCGAGGGAAACCAAGCCGAGCAGAACCTGGCGCACCAGCGTGGCGAAGTTATTCCAAGTAACCGCTTCGAAGCCGGCGCCTTTTTGGATTTTGATAAAAGTGCGCTCGCCCAGTTCAGCCGCGCGCTGGAAAAAGATTTGCCCAACCTGCAGACCTGTAATCGCCGAATTCGCTTCGCTCATAGGTTGGTTGTCCGGCTTTGGTATGAATAATGAGTCACGTACAATGGGTCTTGTTCACCACGAAGAGGGCAAGGCACGCCTTGCCCCTACATTCGAAATTTCTTGGCAATCTTATTTTGTGTTCTATGCGTTCTTTGCGGCTAATCATCCGATTCCGAAATTCCGATTCGTGGTTAATACACTTTCTCAATAAACCCGAAAGCCCGCACACAATTGCGTGAAATGCGCCGGATCGTATTTCGAGCGCGCCGGGTCGGCGATTTTTTTCAAGCCACGAATTTCCTGGCGCCGAGCGTAGGTATCGAGCAACGCGTTGGCGATGTCGTCCATATGGCCTGGCAGATACTTGCGCGCCGGCAGCGCCAAACGCAACAGCTCGGCGCCGCGCGCCACTTGGCTCGGCGCCAAGGGCGGCCCGCGGGTGATACGAACACCGCTGGATTGATAGAGAAACGCCGCCAACGCTTCGGCGGGAAACTGTTCGGCTGGCAACTCCGGCAGGATTTTTTTCAAGGAACC carries:
- a CDS encoding hydantoinase B/oxoprolinase family protein, which encodes MLNVNIDPITFEVLSHRLHQITREMGIALERTGGTVTTTQQHDYNASLYRPDGEIMAAGETYGHHVVCAGFAVRRIIESFGKDEIFPDDIFLLNDPYLAAIHNPDVYIISPIHYQDVLVGWSATFVHVSDVGAITPGGDSPDATEIFQEGFRIPGIKLVERGKLRKDVFNTITHMTRQPDAVALDLKCEIAANNVAKARLQEMHRQYGAELMNSVSAEMIRYTESVLRRRLSEIQDGEWQEQLTIDADGPCRLLLTLRKQGDRLIFDFTGTDAQVRKGINLPFHGTFGFCFGAILYSIAYDLPKNQGVIKPMEVIAPKGTLVHVQFPGPISMSTTSSGFGVGFLASSVLMQMIATSERWRQEIVAPSASHRNCRHSGVNQYGRYTPFINMAHGAMDGNGARIDRDGVDSGGSYMSCPNVEWMEMQYPLLYLFRRHALDSAGAGKFRGGIGVESAHTLHDAPQGKIGGVAYGVASAENSGHGMFGGRSGAPSVMVKMAGTKVNQLLADNQPATNLEKLGGQRENLPYCNFELCDGDVLFMRVASGGGCGDPLDRDPDLVLGDVANAVVSRDAARDIYGVVIGRDFEFDEDATRELRAKICRDREAQRRENGGQS
- a CDS encoding hydantoinase/oxoprolinase family protein translates to MNYTVGVDIGGTFTDCVALDEQGTVTLGKALSTPEDFALGALNAVADAARHLGLAGDQELLAATKFFFHACTVADNTLITRSGPKTGLLTTEGFGDTLLIMRGRTTEGLTESEAFRASTQSKPDPIVPRALIEEVAERIDYKGSVLIRLEEKEIARAVDALVSRGAQSIAIALLWSLANDAHERALADFIRRHYPSFYVSLSSEIAPFLGEYERTATTVFNAYVGPKIAAYLRRLGEILESKGLRREPLVMQAYGGVLGIDDTCKNAVGTIESGPAAGIIGSRFIGAQLGVSHVLATDMGGTTFKVGVIRDGTVEMDHRPIFMRYQLFLSKIWVESIGAGGGSIVWIDPESGLLKVGPQGAGASPGPICYGLGGSEVTVSDADLILGYLNDDCFLGGRMKLDKQRALKVFEEKIAGPMHMSVAEAASGIYRITNSHMSDLIRRSTVERGYDPRDFTLFAFGGAAPVHAGRYAAELGIKEIVVPLTASVHGAAGLVSSDVIYNYGRSERLSVPAELKRVEEIFSGLVGRARAALTTAGFKDSDMKITRSLDMRYRQQVHELNIPFPAGTAEIKEADLEAIYQRFDEFYELTYGAGAGYREAGKEIMAFRVAAIGALSKPKLRKYPLEKNHAAAALKSERQVYFEEHRDFVSTKIYDYGRLQPGSEIAGPAIIETPITTIVINPNDRAIVDEYLNVRIHLSE
- a CDS encoding SDR family oxidoreductase — protein: MKLKDKVAVITGAAQGIGRATALMMGHEGAKIVVADLQAEKAQAVVSELQTIGAEALAVEVNVADETSVKRMAQSAFKRFGRTDILVNVAGIYFPKASVVDLSEEDWDRTIDINVGSNFLCCREFVPAMRAQKSGRIISLASGIGHYGMRQFSHYAASKAAVMGFVKALAREVGPDGITVNAICPGSANTSMPRQHRSEEEVMTRLRSTPLPHVLEPEDIAGSILFLASDAAAFITGQSYNINSGNYMF
- a CDS encoding SDR family oxidoreductase — encoded protein: MTQVALITGGGGGIGGAVAHRLAAAGITVIIADYDRGAAETVKSEIAAAGGQTDALALDVTVAGQVKAAVADVAKRFGRIDILANIAGGSAYTKRIEEFTWAQWQEVMHANLKGTFLMCREVAPLMQKQKSGRIINTASNYGVTGSALRTPYAAAKAGIITFTKSLALELAPDLVRANTVAPGPTDTPRVMEKESLEARKLRWWSQIPLGRTALPRDLAEMYYFLTTPESAAITGQTFHVNGGVVMP